The Lentzea guizhouensis genome contains a region encoding:
- the helR gene encoding RNA polymerase recycling motor ATPase HelR, with product MSNQGYEAELRSERAYVADLYARLDADRARVKGAFTAALRGTGGTVMERDQEVRARHKEMKRLEVADDGLCFGRLDSLDGETHYIGRIGIFDEERDFEPVLLDWRAPSSRPFYTATGANAEGMRRRRQFHTNRRTLVDFTDEVFGRPDADERGDAALLAAVNAPRGEGMRDIVATIQAEQDAIIRLEHPGVLVIEGGPGTGKTVVALHRVAYLLYTQRERMERHGVLVVGPNPAFLNHIGRVLPSLGESDVVFMTAGDFVPGMKVTAEDPADAARLKGSLKMLDVLAAAVADRQRLPEEPIAIGLKDITVHINSETAEWARQEARDTGLPHNEARATFVEIVTYVLTERAIARIGKGWLSREDKQGWEDMRSGLLKDLAEDERFLSAMDELWPVLTPRSLLSSLLSSADRLAAAGGDPALLREDGEAWTVSDVPLLDELHDLLGRDKITDMTRERAALEERKAEAAYAEAVLDSMTNRQDHMDDEDHLFATDLLQAEDLAFRFEEHDTRTLAERATADRDWTYRHVVVDEAQELSEMDWRVLMRRCPGRSFTVVGDLAQRRTAAGAVTWADMLDPYVKDRWVYRSLTVNYRTPAEIMAVAARVLAEFAPDVQAPESVRANGVQPWARRVSEAELPAAIEEFAAAEAVLDGTSVVIGPPGVPGTVPASETKGLEFDSVLVVAPERILADGPRGAAELYVALTRATQRLGVLHHGPLPEALSSLQPVG from the coding sequence GTGTCAAACCAGGGGTATGAAGCAGAACTGCGGTCCGAGCGCGCCTACGTTGCTGATCTGTACGCACGGCTCGATGCCGACCGTGCGCGCGTGAAGGGGGCGTTCACCGCTGCGTTGCGCGGCACCGGTGGGACGGTCATGGAACGTGACCAGGAAGTGCGCGCACGGCACAAGGAGATGAAGCGGCTGGAGGTGGCCGACGACGGGCTGTGCTTCGGGCGGCTGGACAGCCTCGACGGCGAGACGCACTACATCGGGCGGATCGGCATCTTCGACGAGGAACGCGACTTCGAGCCGGTGCTGCTCGACTGGCGCGCGCCGTCGTCGCGGCCGTTCTACACGGCCACGGGCGCGAACGCGGAGGGGATGCGGCGGCGCCGGCAGTTCCACACGAACCGGCGGACGCTGGTCGACTTCACCGACGAGGTCTTCGGGCGGCCGGACGCCGACGAGCGCGGTGACGCGGCGTTGCTGGCCGCGGTCAACGCGCCCCGCGGCGAGGGCATGCGCGACATCGTGGCGACGATCCAGGCCGAGCAGGACGCGATCATCCGGCTCGAGCACCCCGGCGTGCTGGTCATCGAGGGCGGGCCCGGCACCGGCAAGACCGTGGTGGCGCTGCACCGCGTCGCGTACCTGCTGTACACGCAGCGGGAGCGGATGGAACGCCACGGCGTGCTCGTCGTCGGCCCGAACCCCGCGTTCCTCAACCACATCGGCCGCGTGCTGCCGTCGCTGGGCGAGTCCGACGTGGTGTTCATGACCGCCGGCGACTTCGTGCCCGGCATGAAGGTGACCGCGGAGGACCCCGCGGACGCCGCGCGGCTCAAGGGCTCGCTGAAGATGCTCGACGTGCTCGCGGCCGCGGTCGCCGACCGGCAGCGCCTGCCGGAGGAGCCGATCGCGATCGGGCTGAAGGACATCACCGTCCACATCAACAGCGAGACCGCCGAGTGGGCCCGGCAGGAGGCCCGCGACACCGGCCTGCCGCACAACGAGGCGCGCGCGACGTTCGTGGAGATCGTCACCTACGTGCTGACCGAGCGCGCGATCGCCAGGATCGGCAAGGGCTGGCTGTCGCGGGAGGACAAGCAGGGCTGGGAGGACATGCGGTCCGGCCTGCTGAAGGACCTAGCGGAGGACGAGCGGTTCCTGTCCGCGATGGACGAGCTGTGGCCGGTGCTCACCCCGCGGTCGCTGCTGTCGTCGCTGCTGTCGTCCGCGGACCGGCTGGCCGCCGCCGGTGGCGACCCCGCGTTGCTGCGGGAGGACGGCGAGGCGTGGACCGTCTCGGACGTGCCGCTGCTCGACGAGCTGCACGACCTGCTGGGCCGCGACAAGATCACCGACATGACCCGCGAGCGCGCGGCGCTGGAGGAGCGCAAGGCCGAGGCCGCCTACGCCGAGGCCGTGCTGGACAGCATGACCAACCGCCAGGACCACATGGACGACGAGGACCACCTCTTCGCCACCGACCTGCTGCAGGCCGAGGACCTGGCGTTCCGGTTCGAGGAGCACGACACCCGCACGCTGGCCGAACGCGCCACCGCCGACCGCGACTGGACCTACCGCCACGTCGTGGTCGACGAAGCCCAGGAACTGTCCGAGATGGACTGGCGGGTGCTGATGCGCCGCTGCCCGGGCCGCTCGTTCACCGTCGTCGGCGACCTGGCCCAGCGCCGCACCGCCGCCGGCGCCGTGACCTGGGCCGACATGCTCGACCCGTACGTGAAGGACCGCTGGGTCTACCGCTCGCTCACCGTCAACTACCGCACCCCGGCCGAGATCATGGCCGTCGCCGCCCGCGTGCTCGCCGAGTTCGCGCCGGACGTCCAGGCCCCGGAGTCGGTGCGCGCCAACGGTGTCCAGCCGTGGGCCCGGCGGGTGAGCGAGGCCGAGCTGCCGGCCGCGATCGAGGAGTTCGCCGCGGCGGAAGCGGTTCTGGACGGCACGAGCGTCGTGATCGGACCGCCCGGTGTGCCCGGCACGGTGCCGGCTTCGGAGACCAAGGGCCTGGAGTTCGACTCGGTGCTCGTCGTGGCACCGGAGCGGATCCTGGCCGACGGCCCGCGCGGGGCGGCGGAGCTGTACGTGGCGCTCACCCGTGCCACGCAACGGCTCGGCGTGCTGCACCACGGACCGTTGCCGGAGGCGTTGAGCTCGCTGCAGCCGGTGGGCTGA
- a CDS encoding elongation factor G-like protein EF-G2, with protein MGSKHSDNGTSAGAVAVDDPAKVRNVVLVGPSGSGKTTLTEALLAATGVLTRAGSVTEGTTVCDHDPAAVRQQRSVGLAVAPLQHGDIKINLIDTPGYVDFVGELRAGLRAADAALFVVNAFEGVDAATVSLWDECALVGMPRAVIITRTDHHRADVSTEVLACQAAFGAGVVPLYMQEGDRLVGLLTQGDDYPDERAALIEGIIAESEDETLMDRYLAGEDIDQDTLIADLETAVSRGSFHPVMPVCAATGMGLAELLDGIARAFPSPLEHRVPDVTSIDGIPQPRMAADPDGPLVAEVVRTAVDSYVGRVSLVRVFSGTLRPERPVHVSGHGMADRGHEDHDADERVAHIYSPLGANLREVPYCVAGDMCALTKLTTAETGDTVSAPEQPLLMAPWDMPEPLLPVAVVPRTRSDEDNLARNLNRLVAGDPTLRLDRNAETHQLVLWCMGEAHADVVLARLRAGGAEIDTEPVRVPLRETFAGQAKGHGRHVKQSGGHGQYAVCDIVVEPLPRGSGFEFVDKIIGGAVPHQFIPSVEKGVRAQLERGLHDGTPVVDVRVTLVDGKAHSVDSSDAAFQTAGALALKEAAATGRTQLLEPMDEVAIRLPDEHLGTVLGDLSGRRGRVLGTEADEGGRTVIRAEVPSSELLRYAIELRALTSGTGTFTRQFSRYDPIPEALAARTSR; from the coding sequence ATGGGAAGCAAGCACTCCGACAACGGGACATCGGCAGGCGCGGTCGCTGTGGACGACCCGGCCAAGGTCCGCAACGTCGTGCTCGTCGGTCCGTCCGGCTCCGGCAAGACGACGCTCACCGAGGCCCTGCTCGCCGCCACGGGGGTGCTGACCCGCGCGGGATCGGTCACCGAGGGGACGACCGTCTGCGACCACGACCCGGCCGCGGTGCGGCAGCAGAGGTCGGTGGGCCTCGCGGTGGCACCGCTCCAGCACGGGGACATCAAGATCAACCTGATCGACACCCCCGGATACGTCGACTTCGTGGGGGAGCTCAGGGCGGGACTGCGGGCCGCGGACGCGGCCCTTTTTGTTGTGAACGCCTTCGAGGGCGTGGACGCGGCCACGGTGTCGCTGTGGGACGAGTGCGCGCTGGTCGGCATGCCGCGTGCCGTCATCATCACGCGCACGGACCACCACCGCGCCGACGTGTCCACGGAAGTCCTCGCGTGCCAAGCGGCTTTCGGTGCGGGCGTGGTGCCGTTGTACATGCAGGAGGGTGACCGGCTCGTCGGGTTGCTGACGCAGGGCGACGACTACCCGGACGAGCGGGCCGCGCTGATCGAGGGGATCATCGCGGAGAGCGAGGACGAGACGCTCATGGACCGGTACCTGGCCGGGGAGGACATCGACCAGGACACGTTGATCGCCGACCTGGAGACCGCCGTCTCGCGCGGGTCGTTCCACCCCGTGATGCCCGTGTGCGCCGCCACCGGCATGGGGTTGGCCGAGCTGCTCGACGGCATCGCGCGCGCGTTCCCGTCGCCGCTGGAGCACAGGGTCCCGGACGTCACGTCGATCGACGGCATCCCGCAGCCCCGCATGGCCGCCGACCCGGACGGGCCGCTCGTCGCCGAGGTGGTCCGCACCGCAGTGGACTCCTACGTCGGCCGCGTGTCGCTGGTCCGCGTCTTCTCCGGCACGTTGCGCCCTGAACGGCCCGTGCACGTCTCCGGGCACGGCATGGCCGACCGCGGGCACGAGGACCACGACGCCGATGAACGCGTCGCGCACATCTACTCGCCGTTGGGCGCGAACCTGCGTGAGGTGCCGTACTGCGTCGCGGGTGACATGTGCGCGTTGACCAAGTTGACGACCGCCGAGACCGGCGACACCGTGTCCGCACCGGAACAGCCGCTGCTCATGGCGCCGTGGGACATGCCAGAACCGTTGCTGCCCGTCGCCGTCGTGCCCCGCACACGAAGCGATGAGGACAACCTGGCCCGCAACCTCAACCGCCTCGTCGCCGGCGACCCCACCCTGCGGCTCGACCGCAACGCCGAGACCCACCAGCTGGTCCTGTGGTGCATGGGCGAGGCGCACGCGGACGTCGTGCTGGCCCGGCTGCGAGCGGGTGGCGCGGAGATCGACACCGAACCGGTGCGCGTGCCGTTGCGCGAGACGTTCGCGGGACAGGCGAAGGGCCACGGCCGGCACGTCAAGCAATCCGGAGGTCACGGCCAGTACGCCGTGTGCGACATCGTGGTCGAGCCGCTGCCGCGCGGCTCCGGCTTCGAGTTCGTCGACAAGATCATCGGTGGCGCGGTCCCGCACCAGTTCATCCCCTCCGTCGAGAAGGGCGTGCGCGCGCAGCTGGAGAGGGGCCTGCACGACGGCACACCCGTGGTCGACGTCCGGGTGACGCTGGTCGACGGCAAGGCGCACTCGGTCGACTCGTCGGACGCCGCCTTCCAGACCGCGGGCGCGCTGGCGTTGAAGGAGGCCGCCGCCACCGGCCGCACGCAGCTGCTCGAACCCATGGACGAGGTCGCGATCAGGCTGCCCGACGAACACCTCGGCACCGTGCTGGGCGACCTGTCCGGCCGGCGTGGCCGGGTGCTCGGCACCGAGGCCGACGAGGGCGGGCGCACGGTGATCCGCGCGGAGGTGCCGTCGAGCGAACTGCTGCGCTACGCCATCGAGCTGCGCGCGCTGACCTCAGGCACCGGCACGTTCACCCGTCAGTTCTCGCGCTATGACCCGATCCCGGAGGCATTGGCCGCGCGCACGAGCAGGTAA
- a CDS encoding helix-turn-helix domain-containing protein, whose product MSNAPLDLIAANLRRERDRTGLSLSELAKKAGIAKSTLSQLESATGNPSVETLWALGVALGVPFSQLVEPAVPRVQVIRAGQGPVIHSERAHYSATLLAACRPGTKHDIYWLALEPGGARESEPHVPGSVEHMIVATGRCLAGLADDPVELGPGDYIVYPGDLPHICKALEPGTTAVMVMEHTT is encoded by the coding sequence GTGTCGAACGCACCACTCGACCTGATCGCGGCCAACCTCCGCCGCGAGCGCGACCGCACCGGCCTCTCGCTGTCCGAGCTGGCCAAGAAGGCGGGCATCGCGAAGTCGACGCTGTCGCAGCTGGAGTCGGCGACCGGCAACCCGAGTGTCGAAACTCTCTGGGCCCTCGGCGTCGCCCTGGGCGTGCCGTTCAGCCAGTTGGTCGAACCCGCGGTGCCGCGCGTGCAGGTGATCCGCGCCGGCCAGGGCCCGGTCATCCACTCCGAGCGCGCGCACTACTCCGCCACCCTGCTCGCCGCGTGCCGTCCGGGCACCAAGCACGACATCTACTGGCTGGCGCTCGAACCGGGCGGCGCCCGCGAGTCGGAGCCGCACGTGCCGGGCAGCGTCGAGCACATGATCGTGGCGACGGGCCGCTGCCTCGCGGGGCTGGCGGACGACCCGGTCGAGCTCGGGCCCGGTGACTACATCGTCTATCCGGGGGATCTGCCGCACATCTGCAAGGCGCTGGAACCGGGCACCACCGCGGTGATGGTGATGGAGCACACGACCTAG
- a CDS encoding LppU/SCO3897 family protein — protein MSDPFENASPQEPALEKPGVWKTLLAVLAVLVVVAGGVFLYVATRPEPDFPDATGVSAEGGRGDEPVVGDCMRIDGTAVKATVTKVDCAAGTHNQVVASLQRQGEDCGTASGQDKTKYSRYRWSGKLGVCLAPLFEDGKCYRITELYGAYMPEAPCTELTLKVRVFKDTVDPAVCGAGVPAGLAYPEIRTTYCMAASK, from the coding sequence ATGTCTGACCCGTTCGAGAACGCCTCGCCGCAGGAGCCCGCGCTGGAGAAGCCGGGCGTGTGGAAGACGCTGCTCGCCGTCCTGGCCGTGCTGGTCGTGGTCGCGGGAGGCGTCTTCCTCTACGTGGCCACCAGGCCGGAGCCGGACTTCCCCGACGCCACGGGGGTCTCCGCGGAAGGCGGGCGAGGCGACGAGCCCGTCGTCGGCGACTGCATGCGCATCGACGGCACCGCGGTCAAGGCGACCGTGACGAAGGTCGACTGCGCGGCCGGCACGCACAACCAGGTCGTCGCGAGCCTGCAGCGCCAGGGCGAGGACTGCGGCACGGCGAGCGGGCAGGACAAGACGAAGTACTCGCGGTACCGGTGGAGCGGCAAGCTGGGCGTGTGCCTGGCGCCGTTGTTCGAGGACGGGAAGTGCTACCGGATCACCGAGCTCTACGGCGCCTACATGCCGGAGGCGCCGTGCACCGAGCTGACGCTGAAGGTGCGGGTGTTCAAGGACACCGTCGACCCGGCGGTGTGCGGAGCGGGTGTGCCGGCGGGCCTGGCGTACCCGGAGATCAGGACGACCTACTGCATGGCGGCCAGCAAGTGA
- a CDS encoding class I SAM-dependent methyltransferase codes for MSTRRAYDLVADRYTAELGAELGGKPLDRALLDALAGLADGPVLDVGCGPGHVAAYLADRVPVVGVDLSPRMCAHASVPVCAGDMTALPFQARAFSALVCFYAVIHLNAEERATAYQEFARVLAPGGHALIAFHVRDAETGSGQEKKLTRWWDHDVDLTFRFLDPERETAALAEAGLVLTARLDRAPDSRVEHASDRCYLLVRAANASGIGS; via the coding sequence GTGAGCACAAGACGCGCCTACGACCTCGTCGCCGACCGGTACACCGCCGAGCTCGGCGCCGAGCTCGGCGGGAAACCACTGGACCGCGCGCTGCTCGACGCGCTGGCCGGACTGGCGGACGGTCCGGTCCTGGACGTCGGCTGCGGACCCGGACACGTGGCCGCGTACCTGGCCGATCGGGTGCCCGTCGTCGGCGTGGACCTCTCGCCGCGGATGTGTGCACACGCCTCAGTCCCCGTGTGCGCAGGTGACATGACGGCACTCCCGTTTCAGGCGCGCGCGTTCTCCGCGTTGGTGTGCTTCTACGCCGTGATCCATCTGAACGCAGAAGAGCGCGCTACGGCCTATCAGGAGTTCGCGCGGGTGTTGGCGCCGGGCGGGCACGCGTTGATCGCGTTCCACGTGCGGGACGCCGAAACCGGGTCAGGGCAGGAGAAGAAGCTCACCCGGTGGTGGGACCACGACGTGGACCTGACGTTCCGCTTCCTCGATCCGGAGCGGGAGACCGCGGCGTTGGCGGAGGCGGGCCTCGTGCTGACGGCCCGCCTCGACCGCGCTCCTGATTCACGCGTCGAGCACGCGAGCGACCGGTGTTACCTGCTCGTGCGCGCGGCCAATGCCTCCGGGATCGGGTCATAG
- the pdxS gene encoding pyridoxal 5'-phosphate synthase lyase subunit PdxS, which translates to MAEMLKGGVIMDVVDATQAKIAEDAGAVAVMALERVPADIRAQGGVARMSDPDLIDGIINAVSIPVMAKARIGHFVEAQVLASLGVDYIDESEVLTPADYANHIDKWAFTVPFVCGATNLGEALRRITEGAAMIRSKGEAGTGDVSNATTHMRKIRQEIRRLQNLPEDELYVAAKELQAPYELVKEVAQNGKLPVVLFTAGGIATPADAAMMMQLGAEGVFVGSGIFKSGNPAQRAEAIVKATTFHDDPDVIAKVSRGLGEAMVGINVEDVPEPHRLAERGW; encoded by the coding sequence ATGGCCGAGATGCTCAAGGGTGGCGTGATCATGGACGTGGTCGACGCCACCCAGGCGAAGATCGCGGAGGACGCGGGCGCCGTCGCCGTCATGGCGCTCGAGCGCGTGCCCGCCGACATCCGCGCGCAGGGCGGCGTCGCCCGCATGAGCGACCCCGACCTGATCGACGGCATCATCAACGCCGTCTCGATCCCGGTCATGGCGAAGGCCCGCATCGGCCACTTCGTCGAGGCCCAGGTCCTCGCCTCGCTCGGTGTCGACTACATCGACGAGTCCGAGGTGCTGACCCCGGCCGACTACGCCAACCACATCGACAAGTGGGCCTTCACGGTCCCCTTCGTCTGCGGTGCGACGAACCTGGGCGAGGCGCTGCGCCGCATCACCGAGGGCGCGGCCATGATCCGCTCCAAGGGCGAGGCCGGCACCGGTGACGTCTCCAACGCCACCACGCACATGCGCAAGATCCGCCAGGAGATCCGCCGCCTGCAGAACCTGCCGGAGGACGAGCTGTACGTGGCCGCCAAGGAGCTCCAGGCGCCGTACGAGCTGGTCAAGGAGGTCGCGCAGAACGGCAAGCTCCCGGTCGTGCTGTTCACCGCAGGCGGCATCGCGACCCCGGCCGACGCGGCGATGATGATGCAGCTCGGCGCCGAGGGCGTGTTCGTCGGTTCCGGCATCTTCAAGTCCGGCAACCCGGCCCAGCGCGCCGAGGCCATCGTGAAGGCGACGACCTTCCACGACGACCCCGACGTCATCGCCAAGGTCTCGCGCGGCCTGGGTGAGGCCATGGTCGGCATCAACGTCGAGGACGTGCCGGAACCGCACCGCCTGGCCGAGCGCGGCTGGTAG